One window of the Chryseobacterium sp. CY350 genome contains the following:
- the rfbA gene encoding glucose-1-phosphate thymidylyltransferase RfbA codes for MKGIILAGGSGTRLFPLTIAVSKQLMPVYDKPMIYYPLSTLLLAGIRDILIITTPHDQAGFIKLLGDGSQIGCNIEYVVQPSPDGLAQAFILGDQFIGNNSAALVLGDNIFYGSEMGTLLKNKTNPDGGVVFAYHVADPERYGVVEFDDNFKAKSIEEKPTQPKSNYAVPGLYFYDNEVVEIAKNIKPSPRGELEITDINNVYLSKGKLEVGVLDRGTAWLDTGTFDSLNDASEFVRVIEKRQGFKIGCIEEIAFRNGFINEEKLLETASKYGKSGYGEYLKKLVL; via the coding sequence ATGAAAGGAATAATTTTAGCAGGCGGTTCGGGAACGAGATTGTTTCCGCTGACGATTGCAGTAAGCAAACAATTGATGCCGGTGTATGACAAACCGATGATTTATTACCCATTGTCTACATTGCTGTTGGCGGGAATTAGGGATATTTTAATCATTACCACACCGCACGATCAGGCAGGTTTCATCAAACTTTTGGGAGATGGTTCGCAGATTGGTTGTAACATCGAATATGTTGTACAGCCAAGTCCGGATGGTTTAGCTCAGGCTTTTATTTTAGGAGATCAGTTTATCGGAAACAATTCTGCAGCTTTGGTTTTGGGAGACAATATTTTCTATGGATCGGAAATGGGAACTTTGTTAAAAAACAAGACCAATCCAGACGGAGGCGTTGTTTTCGCTTATCATGTTGCAGACCCTGAAAGATATGGTGTTGTAGAATTTGATGATAACTTCAAAGCTAAATCAATAGAAGAGAAACCCACACAGCCGAAATCAAATTATGCAGTTCCAGGATTGTATTTTTATGATAATGAGGTAGTAGAAATTGCTAAAAACATAAAACCTTCTCCACGAGGCGAACTGGAAATTACAGACATCAACAATGTTTATTTAAGCAAAGGTAAATTAGAAGTTGGCGTTTTAGACAGAGGAACAGCTTGGCTAGACACAGGAACTTTTGATTCTTTAAATGATGCGTCAGAATTTGTACGTGTGATTGAAAAAAGACAGGGTTTTAAAATTGGCTGTATCGAAGAAATTGCTTTCAGAAACGGATTTATAAATGAAGAAAAACTTTTGGAAACCGCTTCAAAATATGGCAAAAGCGGATATGGAGAATATCTGAAAAAGCTGGTTTTATAA